Part of the Amorphus orientalis genome is shown below.
CGCCGGCATCGTCCGCGAGGTCGGCGCCGGCGTGACCAGCGTGAAGCCGGGCGATCACGTGATCCCGCTCTACACGCCCGAATGCCGCGAGTGCAAAACCTGCCTCTCGCAGCGCTCCAATCTGTGCACCTCCATCCGCGCGACCCAGGGCAAGGGCCTGATGCCCGACGGCACCAGCCGCTTCTCCACCGGCGGCGACCAGCTTTTTCACTACATGGGCTGCTCGACCTTCTCCAACTTCACGGTGATGCCGGAGATCGCGGTGGCGAAGGTCCGTGAGGACGCACCCTTCGACAAGATCTGCTATATCGGCTGCGGCGTGACCACCGGCATCGGCGCGGTGATCTACACCGCCAAGGTCTGGCCGGGCGCCAATGTGGTCGTGTTCGGCCTGGGCGGCATCGGCCTCAACGTGATCCAGGGCGCCCGCATGGTCGGCGCCGACAAGATCATCGGCGTGGATCTCAATCCGGCGAAGCGCGAGATGGCCGAGAAGTTCGGCATGACCGACTTCATCAACCCGAACGACGTCGGACACGACAAGGTCGTCCAGGCGGTGATCGACGCGACCGACGGCGGCGCGGACTTCTCCTTCGACGCGACCGGCAACACCACCGTGATGCGCCAGGCGCTCGAATGCTGCCATCGCGGCTGGGGCGAGTCGATCGTCATCGGCGTCGCCGAGGCGGGCAAGGAGATCTCCACCCGTCCGTTCCAGCTCGTCACCGGCCGGGTCTGGAAGGGCACCGCGTTCGGCGGCGCGCGCGGCCGGACCGACGTGCCGAAGATCGTCGACTGGTACATGGAGGGCAAGATCAACATCGACGACCTGATCACCCACACCATGCCGCTCGACGAGATCAACACCGCCTTCGACCTGATGCACGAGGGCAAGTCGATCCGCTCGGTGATTCAGTTCTGAGCAAATCCCAGGAAAAGTGGGAACCGGTTTTCCGTCCGGGATTTGCGC
Proteins encoded:
- a CDS encoding S-(hydroxymethyl)glutathione dehydrogenase/class III alcohol dehydrogenase, producing MQSRAAVAWKAGEPLSIETVELDGPKDGEVLVEVMATGVCHTDAYTLSGGDPEGLFPSILGHEGAGIVREVGAGVTSVKPGDHVIPLYTPECRECKTCLSQRSNLCTSIRATQGKGLMPDGTSRFSTGGDQLFHYMGCSTFSNFTVMPEIAVAKVREDAPFDKICYIGCGVTTGIGAVIYTAKVWPGANVVVFGLGGIGLNVIQGARMVGADKIIGVDLNPAKREMAEKFGMTDFINPNDVGHDKVVQAVIDATDGGADFSFDATGNTTVMRQALECCHRGWGESIVIGVAEAGKEISTRPFQLVTGRVWKGTAFGGARGRTDVPKIVDWYMEGKINIDDLITHTMPLDEINTAFDLMHEGKSIRSVIQF